A stretch of Canis lupus baileyi chromosome 2, mCanLup2.hap1, whole genome shotgun sequence DNA encodes these proteins:
- the FSD2 gene encoding fibronectin type III and SPRY domain-containing protein 2 has protein sequence MDREAAGAPELRPARAPQDFHFYPMDLYDPEDRLHLFPEEHLQTGREVQAEMTGEPKGAAPRDLEEDVEELVHLYALGDGSEWDAELVDGSSPHLEVWEQRPRMAGAHRDWSLGAEAEAGDRGCAGWGAPAPSRDLREAYRYSHGRASEEYECYVIPEEEDEDEAALVFCVTCKAPVRALEVSDEHREHEVTPLSKALESAKDEIHKNMFKLEKQIIEMENFANHLEEVFITVEENFGRQEQNFESHYNEILETLSQKYEEKIQALGEKKKAKLETLYGQLVSCGENLDTCKELMENIEEMCHEEKVDFIKDAVAMADRLGKFLNTETDVEISAQPDFEDQTLDFSDVEQLMGSINTIPAPSAPVINPQTPNSATGSSVRVCWSLYSDDTVESYQLSYRPMQDSLPGKDPEEFTMTVKETYCSVTNLMPNTQYEFWVTAQNRTGPSPASECVVYMTAPSPPIIKSKEIQSCEEAALICWESGNLNPVDSYTVELTQAETPEPSGVTESVVGIPTCESLVQLHPRQSYTVYVRALNMGGPSARSDPVTIYTTGSCFHLNEHTCHPWLTISEDGLTVVRSERKTLAKEPLPSNTRFTRCVAVMGNLIPIRGRHYWEVEVDERVDYTVGVAFEDVPKQDDLGANCLSWCMRHRFASSRHKYEFLHNKMTPDIRITVSPRKIGILLDYENSKLSFFNADISQHLYTFSCQFYCFVHPCFSLEKPGCLKIHNGIAMPKHVAFY, from the exons ATGGACAGGGAGGCTGCGGGGGCACCCGAACTGCGCCCAGCCCGGGCACCCCAGGACTTCCACTTCTACCCCATGGATCTGTATGACCCCGAAGACCGGCTGCACCTCTTCCCGGAAGAACACTTGCAGACAGGGAGAGAAGTGCAGGCCGAGATGACCGGCGAGCCCAAGGGGGCGGCCCCGAGAGACCTGGAGGAGGACGTGGAAGAGCTTGTCCATTTATACGCACTTGGAGACGGCAGCGAGTGGGACGCGGAGCTCGTGGACGGAAGCTCGCCCCATCTGGAGGTTTGGGAGCAGCGGCCGCGCATGGCCGGGGCGCACAGGGACTGGAGTCTGGGtgccgaggccgaggccggggACCGGGGCTGCGCGGGTTGGGGTGCACCTGCCCCCAGCCGGGACCTGCGAGAAGCCTACAGGTACTCGCATGGCCGGGCCAGCGAGGAGTACGAGTGCTATGTGATCCccgaggaggaggacgaggatgAAGCCGCCTTGGTCTTCTGCGTCACTTGCAAAGCTCCGGTGAGGGCATTGGAGGTTTCTGATGAGCACAGAGAGCACGAGGTGACCCCACTCAGCAAGGCCCTGGAAAGCGCCAAG GATGAAATTCACAAAAACATGTTCAAATTGGAAAAGCAGATCATCGAGATGGAGAATTTTGCAAATCACTTGGAAGAGGTTTTCATCACGGTGGAG GAGAACTTCGGAAGACAGGAACAAAACTTTGAGTCACATTACAACGAGATCTTAGAAACACTCTctcaaaaatatgaagaaaaaatacaagctctaggggagaaaaagaaagcaaagttgGAAACCTTGTATGGACAGCTGGTCAGCTGTGGGGAAAACCTCGACACCTGCAAGGAACTCATGGAAAACATAGAGGAGATGTGCCATGAGGAGAAGGTTGACTTCATCAAG GACGCCGTGGCCATGGCTGACAG ACTTGGAAAATTCTTGAATACAGAAACAGATGTGGAAATATCTGCACAGCCCGACTTTGAAGATCAGACCTTGGACTTCTCTGACGTAGAGCAGCTGATGGGCTCCATTAACACCATCCCAG CTCCTTCTGCTCCAGTGATAAACCCACAGACCCCTAACTCAGCCACGGGATCCTCTGTCCGTGTGTGCTGGAGCTTATACTCTGATGACACCGTGGAGAGCTATCAGCTGTCCTATCGGCCAATGCAGGACAGCTTACCTGGGAAGGACCCAGAAG agttTACAATGACTGTCAAAGAAACATATTGCTCAGTGACAAATCTTATGCCAAATACCCAGTATGAATTTTGGGTCACAGCTCAGAACAGGactggccccagccctgccagcgAGTGTGTGGTGTACATGACAG CGCCTTCCCCGCCCATCATAAAAAGCAAAGAGATACAGAGCTGCGAGGAGGCAGCGCTGATTTGCTGGGAGTCCGGAAACCTGAATCCCGTGGACTCTTACACAGTGGAACTGACCCAGGCAGAAACGCCTGAACCCTCAGGTGTAACCGA GTCAGTTGTGGGCATCCCCACTTGCGAGTCCCTGGTGCAGTTGCATCCCAGGCAGAGCTACACGGTCTACGTGCGAGCCCTCAACATGGGGGGGCCCAGTGCAAGGAGCGACCCCGTGACGATCTACACCACTG GCAGCTGCTTTCACCTGAATGAGCACACCTGCCATCCCTGGCTGACCATCTCTGAAGACGGGTTGACTGTTGTGCGAAGCGAAAGGAAAACCCTCGCAAAGGAGCCGCTCCCTAGTAACACCCGGTTTACCAG GTGTGTTGCTGTCATGGGGAATCTAATTCCAATCAGAGGGCGCCATTactgggaggtggaggtggatgAGCGTGTGGACTACACGGTGGGTGTGGCCTTTGAAGATGTCCCTAAACAGGACGACCTGGGAGCAAACTGCCTGTCTTGGTGCATGAGGCACAGATTTGCATCATCAAG gcATAAGTATGAGTTCCTGCATAACAAGATGACTCCAGACATAAGAATAACGGTGTCCCCCAGGAAGATTGGCATTCTGTTAGACTATGAAAAttcaaaattgtcatttttcAATGCGGACATTTCTCAGCATCTATACACATTCAGCTGTCAGTTCTACTGCTTTGTGCATCCgtgtttttctttggaaaagcCTGGGTGTCTGAAGATACATAATGGCATTGCAATGCCAAAGCATGTTGCTTTCTATTAG